In the genome of Candidatus Bathyarchaeota archaeon, the window ATTCATTTTATGCTCTATTAGGTATGCGCAATATTTTATAACTTGATACTTGCTATTGTTTTAAAACTTCCCGATAAAATTTGGTTAGAATTAACATTTATTGAAGACCTAAATCACTATATTCACATAAATAAAATCTGAACGGGTATTTGTAAAACAAGAATCGACCTAAAATTCTAGGAGCTTCACAAGATGTCGGCGTTTGAGGGTAATATGATACGTGTTGGTAAAAAGCCAGTACTGAACTATGTAATGGCATGTGTGACATTGTTTAATTCAGGAAATAATGAAATAATCATAAGGGGAAGGGGCACAGCCATCACAAAGGCAGTTGATATTACTGTGATGCTTAGAAGATCTTTTGCTAAGGATTTGATTATTAAATCGATTAAAGTCGGTTCAGAAGATATTAAGCGCATGCAAGAAGAATTTCCAATATCAACAATAGAAATAGTTCTTACGAAATGATAAGAACAAAGATTTGGTTTTTGTTCTTTGCAGATTTTATTGGAAGTTAATTTTTATGAAGAACAAACCTAATATTGTGGCTAGGCCTCCAGGTAAAAAAGCTAGAAGTCTACTGGAGAAGGATTACCAAATAATCTCTCCTTCAGTTAGGAGATTAAATCCATTATTTATAGAATCTGCAAGAGATTGTATGATTAAAGATGTAGATGGTAATGAATACATAGATTTTGATTCGGCCTCTGCAATCATGAATGTCGGTCATTGTCATCAAGATATCGTTAGTGCAATAAATCAACAATCTAATAAATTAATTCATTATCCTTGGAGCAATTTTTCTAATGAAATAATACTCAAGCTAGGGGAAAAATTGATTGACTTATCTCCAGGGACCTTTAATAAAAGAATTTTCTACTGTTCTAGCAATTCCGAGGCAATAGAAATAGCGACCAAACTTCTATTCTGGCATACCAGAAAGCCAATTATTCTCGCTTACTCGAACTCATATCATGGTGAAACATTAGCTGCAACTTCGCTTACATCAGATAAGGCTGTAAGAAGAAGACATACTCCCAAAACATATTTGGATATAATACATTTACCCTATCCCTATTGTTATCGTTGCCCATTTAAGTTGAATTATCCAGAATGCGATTATCTATGTTTGGAATATATTGTAGATAATGTGATAGGGAAGATCGCTCCGATTGAAGAAATAAGCGGATTATTCTTTGAATCCATCCAAGGTGAAGGAGGAATAATAGTTCCTCCACCAGAATATTTCCAGAAGTTAAAAAGATTATTGGATAAATATGACATCCTTTTGGTTGATGATGAAGCTCAAACTAGTATGGGAAGAACTGGTAAGTGGTTTGGAATAGAAAATTGGAAAATCACACCGTATATGATTTGTTTTTCTAACGCCTTGGCATCTGGTTTGCCTTTGGCAGTGACGATTTCAAATGCTGATTTAATGGACTGGGAAAGTGAATCTAATATAAATTTCGTTGGAGGTAATACGATTGCCTGTTCTGTGGCATTGCAAGTTATAGAGGTAATAAAAAAGGAGCGTCTTCTTGAAAATTCATTCAATCAAGGAAAATACCTAGTGAAACGGTTGAACGAGATGAAAGAAACTTATGATATAATCGGCGATGTTAGAGGTAAAGGGTTGATGATTGGTGTAGAGATAATTAAAGGCTCAGCTAATAAACAGCCCAATGAGGATGAAGCCAAGGATATAATGGATAAATGCTTCAGAAGAGGCTTAGTTTTCACTATCTGTGGGCTATCAACTTTGAAAATAACGCCTCCTTTGACAATAAAAAGAGACCTCATCGATGAAGGTTTATCGATCTTCGAAGGCGTATTAAAGGAAGTTTACAGGGAACGCTACAAAAAAAAGAGCTAAAATAACTTAGCTTAAATTCAATCTATTCGACTTGTTTCCACATGTTTTTATTCTTGATATCAGCAAGTTTGTAAACTAAATTGAGCTTTGTTTTCACATCTTTTATTGGTCTGCTTTGAATGATTCCTGAATCACACGTATTTTTGAAGAGTTTTTCTCCCCTATCAGTTCTTGTAAAAACTATGGACCAACCTTGAGGAGCACCGGCACCTCCTACTGAGATATCAGCTAACTCTGCCGTATAATCTTGACAAGATTTACAACCTTGCCTTGTTAATTTACCCAAATCCTTAATGGGAGAGTCGACCAATTCCTCTCTTTTCTTGTTGAGCGCTTTAAACCTACCCTTTTTGATCTCCGTTCTTACTACTTCTTTTAGACCTTCGCCAGATTGTTTGCCTATGAATCCACTCAATTTATCATAATAGAAAGCTTTTGAACAGAAAATACCAAGTGAGAACTCAAGACTTTCAATTATATTGTTGTTCGCGATCTCAGTGGTTTGCATCTTTCTAACCCCTTGAATCTCACAAGGCAAGCCAGTAAACGCTATTTTTCCTTGTGGAAAGTTCTCAAAAGCCTCTCTCAATTCACTTACGCCCGCACCTATTGAGTATCGTGTTCCGCTGATTCCTGTTAAATCCACAGGGTCCCATATTGCGTGAGATTTCGGTTTTAAAGGACTGAGTTCATCTGATGAAGATGCAGCAACACAATCTATTACACGTTTTTCCAATGCGTATTTAAGAATGGAAGTTGCCACACCACCGTCTTGACAACTTCTTAAGATATTTTTATCTTTAGAACGAGCAAAATATGCGCCTTTAAAGATTCCAAGAGTCTCATTTTCTTCTTTCTCCCTACCAAAGATCTCTTTCTCAATTTCAGGTTTATCATATTTTACTCTTGGACAACTGTAATAACATATCTGGCAGAGAACACATCTGCCTTTTATCATAGGTTTCTCAGCATCACTGGGGTATAGTACATTTACAGGACAAGATGCCATACAAGTCCCACAATATGCGCATAAATTGGTATTGATAACTTTAGTCATTAAAGTTCCAAATACATTCAAACTCACTGTATCAACACTCTCCGATTATAAGTTCAATATAGTTACTATAATATTACTGGAATTTTTTGTAAACATAAAGAAAGATATAGGTATTTAAATAATTAGTCCCTTGAGGATTGTCTTTTTAGGTATAATTCAATGACACCAAAATTCCAGGAAAAGAATTTATCATGCATATCAAAGAAATCCTTTCCAAGATTAAGGAAATGAATAATGAGTCATGCGACAATACCGCACTGAAAGACATAAGTGAAGACAAATCTACTGATCCATTCAGAGTCCTAATCGGAACAATACTATCACAAAGGACCAGAGATGAAAATACTAGGAGAGCAGTTAGGAATTTATTTTCTCATTATAAAAATGCTGAGGAGTTAGCAAAAGGAAGAATTGATGTTATTGAGAAGTTAATAAAGCCATCTGGTTTCTATCATGTAAAAGCGCGAAGAATAAGGGATGTTTCGAAAATAATTGTTGAAAAATATCATGGAAAAGTACCAGATGATATAGATTCACTTCTTTCCATGCCTTCAGTTGGTAGAAAGACTGCTAATTGTGTTTTAGTATATGCTTTTAATAAACCTGCAATCCCCGTGGACACTCATGTACATAGAATATCTAATAGATTGGGAATCGTAGAAACCAGAAAGCCTGAGGAGACTGAGGTTGCTCTTCGAGAAAGCATTGACCAAGAATTTTGGTTAGAATTAAACGATTTATTCGTAAAATTCGGTCAGAGAATCTGCACACCAATAAGTCCCAAATGTAATACCTGCAAATTAGGAAACGCATGCACATATTATTTAGAGAAAATAGAAAGTTGAAGTCTACGCTATATCTTCTCAATATGCGTTAAGATATCAGAAGACAATTCCAACTCTTTATCATTTGGTTTAAGTCTTGCATAAACACCTATGGCTCTAATTCGATTTCCTTTTTCAAGGCTATCTGCAGAACCTGCCAGCTCTCTCCATAATAGTATTTTACCTTGGCCTGAACCATCATCAATGGTAAATGAAGCTAGCTTTATTTCCTCTCCTTTTTTCGTAATTACTTCTTTAATGTGAGGGCCTTCGACTATCGTACCTTCTATTGAGACCAATTTTTGTTCTTTAATTTCTCCTATTTTATCTATTTTCAAAGGCAAAATTTCTTGGGGGCTCAGACTTTTTGGATTTATTGTTACAGAACTTGAACTATTAACTGTTAGGAAAATTCTATCGAACTTTTCTTTTGTAAAAGCTCTTTGAATTAATAGTGTGTCACCTTCCTTGATCTTGTTAAATAACTTTACTTTATCCTCCCAAAGATACGCTTTCATAATTCCATCTTTATTTCCTAAGAGTATCGTTCCAAAATTACTTATTCTATCTGAATTTTCTATTTTCTTTGTAGAACCAATCTTAATGACTTTTGCAAAGACATTTACGCTCTTTTTTTCTGCCCTCATATTAGAAATATCTATCAATTCCAGTTTTTCTTCATCATATTTCGGATAATTTTCTTCTGGTACATCGGGAGCGATTATGTAATCTCCTCTATCTCCAACATGAAGTTCTACTTCCTTAGAAATTCCCTCTCGTGTATATCCGTGGAGTATTTTTAATAACTTACCCTGCAAATTCTTGTGTTTGGAAATCTGCTCAGCTTTAGAATCCCAAAATATGCAAAATATTTTACCTGTTTTATCAGTTAAAACCAGTCTGGTAAGCTTTCCTATATTTCCATCACGTTTAGTGAACTCTCTAATAGGCCAGACATCCACCACTCTACCTGTTATAGTTACATCGTTTAGGTTTGGAATAAGATCATTGATTTGTAGTTCTTCTAGGCTCCCTTGTTGTTCTATTTCAATATCCAAGTCCTGGGCGACCAAAAGTGCAGCGCCTTCATCGGAAAGCAAATCCTGGAAGTCATTTTTCTTTTCTTCTACGAGTCCAATAACCTCATTTTCGTTTAAATCCTCTTTTTGCGCAAGTATCTTTTCAATGATATTCTTGAATTCCATCTAAGAACAAGACCCTTTGGTTCAGAGAATTTTCCAATAATCAGATAAAATTATCTTAATTTCTTTTATTCTCTCTTGCATGTTACGATTTATAATCTGTTTAGGTTCAGAGCGTGGATCAGAGAGATCCAATTCTTTCATATCAGCTAAAGTAGCTATGATAGCAGTTATTATTCTAGGTAAAGCTTCTAAATCATATCCCCCCTCAAGAACTATTGAGATTCTTCCATCACAATAATCATCAGCGACTTTCATAATACGCTTTGTAAGCTGTATGTAAGTATCAAAAACAAAATTGAGATTAGCCAATGAATCTGCGAAATAAGCATCTTGCCCTGCAGAAATTGCTATGAAATCTGGTTTGAATTCTTCAGCAATAGGAACAAAAAGTTCTTCAATAGCGTGAATGCAATCTGCACCTGTTGAATTTGGCGGTAATGGAACGTTCACTGTATACCCTCTGCCTTCTTTTTCACCTATCTCTTCAATGCTTCCTGTTCCTGGGAAAAGTGGCATCTGGTGAGTTGAAAAGTAAAGGACTGAAGGATCGTTATAAAAAATATCTTGTGTACCGTTTCCGTGATGTACATCCCAATCAAGGATCATGAATTTCTTTAATCCATATTCACGTTTAATGAATTCAATCATTATTGCAATATTGTTAAAATAACAGAATCCTCCGCCATAATCTATACCTGCATGATGCCCAGGGGGCCTAGTCAATGCGAATGAATTTTTTAGCCCCTTCTCAGCTACAACCTTGCCACCAAGAATCGCTCCACCTGCACTCAATTTAGCCAAATTATAAGTCTCGTTCATTACAGGTGTATCTGAAGTTAGAATTCCTGTATAGTTACTTAGAATCTCAATTTGTTTGATATGGTCTTCAGTATGGACTAAAGCTATATCTTCTTCATTGGCAGTTTCAGGTTTCAAAAGCTCGATCTTGTATTTTCTTAAGAGATCAATTTCTCTTAGATATTTCATAGTCTCTTTGAGCCTATCTGGACATTCTGGATGACCCCTTCCAGGATCATGTTTTAAATAATCTTCATGATAAATTATGCCTGTTCGATTCAAATCTATGAACTTCCATAATCTGAAGGTAATAATTACAGAACTGTCTTAACTTAAGTCTTAAGGAGTGCGCTATTGCATTTTTAAAAGAATAAAAAAAATAATCTCCCAATTACTATATTATTTATTATTAGAGGATTTGTTTGGGGTTTATTAATGTCAGAGATTCTACTCGGAACTAGTGGCTGGAGTTATGCTGAATGGGAAGAGACGCTTTATACTAGGAAACAAGGCAAACTTACACAATACTCTTCGATATTTCCAACAGCTGAGATCAATTCTACATTCTACGCTCTTCCTAAGAACGAAATAGTCTTTGGCTGGACAAGGCACACTCCTTCAAATTTTAGATTCTCTGCTAAGTTGCCCCAGACAATCACGCATAAGAAGGCATTAGATTCCTCTAAAGGAATCGAGTCAGATCTAAATCTATTCTTGGAAGTAATGAAGCCTTTGATAGATGCTGGTAAATTGATTTGTATATTGGTTCAACTTCCGCCCTTTCTTAAAATCAATATTGATAGGTTAGAATCATTTCTCACACTTATTCCAAAATCATCTCCTGCTTTTGCTGTTGAATTTAGGCATATGTCTTGGCTTCAGAAAGATGTATTCAAACTCTTGGAAAAGTACTCTGCAGCCTATACAATAGTTGACGAACCGCTTCTTCCGCCCGATGCTCACATAACATCTGATTTTGCTTACTTTAGGTGGCATGGAAGAGGTAGTAAGCCTTGGTTCAATTATAGGTACTCAGAGGAAGAACTTGAAGAGTCAGTCAAACGTGTTAATGAAGTAGTTAAGAAGACTGATAGAATCATTGGCTATTTCAATAATCACTTTCATGCTTATGCCCCTGAGAATTGTCTTCAGATAATGAAGATGCTGGGGATTGAAACACCTGAGGGCTCCACTGCTTTGGATAGAATAACTTCCAGGCGAAAAGGTAAGCCTTCGACTACATCCAAGACTCTGGAAGCTTGGATGGGTCCTTTAGGTGATAGGGCAATTGAAAATAGGCTACTCAAATTGACAAGTGCTGATGTTATTGAATCGGCAAAATCTATACCTGACAAGGACTTTTCTCTTCGGGAGGATAGCAAGAAAAGAATAGCGGCCTATATAGGTGAGACAACTGTTGACATCAACTTTGAACTTCATTCAATTACTCATTATTGTCCTTTCTGGTCGAAGTCAAGTCTAAAAAAGAGAATCTGTCCACATATAGCCAAACTTTTATTGAGCATTGAACCAGAAAAGGCAAGAGCTGCGTTAATTCAGATAAACTCAACTTTGGACAGATGGAATTTCGAATCCAGACTTTCAGTGGATTTCCCAAAATAATATGCGTAATAAAACAGTGGTAAGTAAAGAATGAAATTGAATGATTTCTTACCTGAAGAAAAATCAGTAGATTTCAGGATCGGGACAGGTGGGTGGGCATATTTTCAAGTTCCAGGAATGGATTCACTAGCCGCTTATTCTAAAGCTTTCAACTTTGTTGAAGTAAATTCTACTTTTTACACAATTCCTAGTATTGACGAAGTCACTTCATGGAGAAAAAGGGTAAAATCGGATTTTAAGTTCTCAGTCAGATGTCATCAAGATCTTACTCATAAACACAATCTTAGACCAATAGCTGAGTCCTATCAAATATTGAATGAAATGTTATTAATATGCAAAACACTGGACGCAAATGTTTTACACATACAAACTCCACCAACATACCAAATAACTACTTCCAAGATAGATCCGATCCGCGATTTGCTGAGTTCTTTCCAATTCAAGGGAATAAGGTTAGCTTGGGAAATAAGGCAAAAGCAGCAGTGGCCATCATATTTAACAAACTTGATGCAGGATTTTAATATAATCCCATGTGTTGATCTATCGAAAGAAGAAGAGCCGTTTGCTTCAGATATCCTATATTCAAGACTTTTTGGTAGAGGTTCACATAACATCTACCAGTTTGAGGATGAAGAGTTAAGGACCATAAACAATAGAGCTTCTGAAGGGGATCAAAAAAAGGTTATCTTATCATTTCATAGCTTGAAGATGTTCAAAGATGCTGCTAGATTAAAGATTTTCAAGGAAACTGGGAAATTTCCTTCTATTACAAACTCAACAGGTTTGTTCTCACTTAAAGAAATATTAAGTGAAGATGCAAAGTTTCCTTCAACAAAAGAAGAACTGATCAAACATCAAGGATGGAAGGTTTTCGATTTAACGTCAAAAGAGAGAATTCATACTCACAAAATTCTAGATAAGCTTCCAGAAAGGAATTATAGTAACTTAGATGAAGTACTACAAGAACTTCAAAAGTACTGATAAAATTACGCGTTTTCATATTTAATTAGTCTTTTAAACAATCCATTGAAGATATTATGATTATATATGGACTAACAATCCATATGGTTTGATAAAAAAAGGGAGATAAATTCTGAATGAAAAATAGTATTGTCGCTGGTGCTATAGCTGGGCTTGTAGGTGCAGTAGTAGCTGTAATATTTGGCATTTTACTTTGTTTCGTAGGATGGTGTCCAATGCCTACTTCGTATTCTAGCATAGTAATGATTATTATTTCTTTAATTTTCGGTGCAATATTTGGCAGAATATATGAGATGATTCAGCGCTCTATTCCGGGTAAAGGTTCTATGAAAGGCCTTAACTTCGGTTTATTGATATGGCTAATTTGTAATATCGCAGCTGGTGCTTATGTTGGTTTAGTCGTTAATGAAGTATCTACAGCGATTGGCTTAATCTCTTTTGGTTTCTTCACATGGATCGTATACGGATACGTGCTCGGAATACTATACAAGTAGTCCATTTATCTTTAAAAATCCCCTTTTTTATTTTTTATCTAGGAATGGACTCCTTAGCAGTAGATTTTATGGTTATTTGATCTTAACATTAAAGTAGCATAAGCTGGGTTCAGAATCACAAATTCAAATAACACAAGTAAAGATAAAGTGCGGGCACTAATTTGTTATGATAATTCTAGGAAATTCTTAATTAAAACTTCATAAATTACCTATTGATTATCATTATTTTTTCAATACTTCACCAATTCCTTGATGAATTAAGAAGGGGGTGAGAATTTTATGAAAAGCGGTGTTGCTGCAGGTGCTATTGCGGGTATAATCGCTGGCATAGTGGCAGTTCTTTACTTAGAATTACTTGTTAATATGGGCCCATTAGCAATGTATTATGTTGCAGATCCAGTTATTTTGATGAAGTGGGCTGCAACTCATATCGGACTTAACGTGTTCTGGGGAGCCGTAATGGGTGCAGTATTCGCAAAGGTTTATAATGTGGTTCCAAATAAAGGTGCAATGAAAGGGCTTATCTTCAGCCTGATAATGTGGATATTTGTAAACGTCTATATGGTTACATTTAATACTCTGAGCTTAGGAATGCCTGTTACTATGTCAGGAATTCTTTTAATCTCAGTTGGATTACTTGTGAGAATTGTATATGGCCCAATACTTGGAGTTCTCTATAAGAAATAGTCCACTCATATAATGGTTGGCTCTTCCATTAATTCCCTTCTTTTTTCTATCACTTTAAGATTTTTTTTAATGTTTGCGCGCTTTATTCTTGAAATTATTTTATTTCTTTTTTTCGACTTTAATTTTACATTTCGTAGCAATTGCAGCGATCGATCCAAGTGCAGCTAGCCATGGGGCCAGAATAATACCTACAACACCTGCCGTTACTGGAATTTCAAGAAGGGTTTTTCCCTCTTCATTTTCAACAATTATCTTGCTCACTTTTCCTTCTTCAATGATCTCTTTTGTTTTCTGTACAAGCTCCTCTGATTTAACCTCGAATTCTTCAATAAACGATTTGCCTAAGTTTGCTCCGCAGTTTGAGCAATAATTTGCATCTTCTGGTAATTTTTTATTACATTTTCTACAAGAAACCATAGGACATCTACCCTTATTCTATAGTAAGAAATGCTTTTTTATCTATCTGAAATAGCGTCTGCATCTAGCGCAGTACCATCTTCCGGTTCGGCTGTCGCATATCAAGGACGATCTACATCTCGGACAAGAAGCGTGTGCACTACTAATGACTCTTCCCCTTCCACGTCTAGAATAGTAGATTCCTCCAACTGCAGATGTAGCTAACATCAAGAAAAATATAACGATAACGAAGAAGATGATCGGACTTAATTCTCCGGCGCTAACATCTACTTTTGTAGTCGCTATATTATCAGTCCTGTTTTGCTCCCATATATTCTCATTTGGATCTGCAATGACTTTAACATCATATCTCCCTCCTTGAACATCGGAAGTATTCCATTTATAGCTAACATTCTTAGGCTTATTCGGTTCAAGAATCACGGTTTGACTGTTCAACAATGTATTGTTCGACCTCATCTCTACCTCGCAAGCATCTTGTAACATACCTTTACTCTCAACAGTAGCTAGAATATTCACTAATTCTCCACGGCTTACCCTATCTGGCTCTGCAACTAATCGAGTTACTGCAATATCGTGAAAAACCAATCCAGGTAAGAGATTTATTGTAACTGGAACATCTTCAATCGTAGTATATTTAATTTGAGTCTGGCTTATGGCACTACTGGAATCAACAGCTTCGTCAGCTCGGGCTGTATAGGAAACCTCCCAGACTTCATTTATCCAAAGAGTGCCTACATCCCATTTGAGAGTTGTATTTGAACTCTCATTTATTTCATCTGGAGTTATCGAAGAGTCCTTATTATAGGATAAATAATAGGGAACGGTCTCAGATACCGTAATTCCAATACCGGCTATCGCTAATCTGCCTGCAATCTCAATAAATATGTCTTGAAGTTCTTCTGATGTCGGTGCAAAGTAATATTGACCGTCAGTAATATCAGCGATCATTCTAAGCCTATCAGCATCAACATCGCTCCCTAAACCTATTGTATATATAACAATCCCACTATCTCTAGTTTCTTCTGCAAGGGACTCAAACGCCCCATCAGGAACCGCTGGATAATTATGACGACCGTCTGTGAGGAATATTTCTACTAACGGGATATCTTCTCTTGCCGAATCAATGAGAAGTTCATTTGTGGTTTTTATGGCATCATAGATGTTAGTAGTTCCTGCTGCACTCACTTTGAAAGTGTCTATCTCACTCTTTAAAAAATCCTTATTAGCGGAATTCATGAATTCTAAATCAGATTCAATCTTTACATCTCTTGAAAATGTAATCAAACCAACTCTATCGATATCATCGGTAAAATCTAGAAATGCTTTAGCTGCAGTTTTAGCATCAGCTATTTTACTACCGCTCATGCTACCAGATCTGTCAAGAACCAAAACGACATCTACTTCAGAAAAACCAATATCTCCGACTCCAGAAAGCTCGATAGTAATCCTTACCGTTTCCCCCTCTAAAACACGTTGGGGAGAGATTATCTTATTTATTTCTAAGCGTTGAATCCCTTGTGAATTCGCATTAGGGATGTATATGGGTAGGATTACCAACAGTATGAAAATTAAAGGAATTATTTTGCGCAATTACGACCGACCGTTATTATTCTTAATATCTAGCGCCTTTTTATCTATAAAGTGTTTGATCCTCGTAATTTGATAAGAAACTCTTTAAATTTACTAACTAAAGAATCTACCCATTACATAAGCCCCAAGAAACATCGATGCGATTCCGATAAGGATTGGAACATTCCCTATACCTATACTTGCAACAGCAGAACCAGGACACTGCCCAGAAATACCCCATCCTATCCCAAATATCGTTGCTCCGATAATGGTCCTCTTACTTAGAATACGCTCTCTCCTTTTGAATTCTCCACCAGTAAATGATTCTTTCATTACTTTTGGAATAAGATTAATGGTAAGCCCTGTTACTAAAGCAGCCCCTCCAATCACTAATAAAAGGCCAAGATCCTTGAGCTGTAAGAAACTCAAAACGATCTCTGGTTTGGTCATTCCACTCGCTGCCAAACCAAAGCCAAATAATAGCCCTCCTAGAAATACCAAAGGATGATTGGCTCTCATGGTGATACACCCAATGCTTGAACAAGTATTGCAGTAAGTATAGCGACTATTATGAAGGTAATTACTGCATACAAAGAAGTAGTTG includes:
- a CDS encoding DUF4342 domain-containing protein, whose translation is MVSCRKCNKKLPEDANYCSNCGANLGKSFIEEFEVKSEELVQKTKEIIEEGKVSKIIVENEEGKTLLEIPVTAGVVGIILAPWLAALGSIAAIATKCKIKVEKKK
- a CDS encoding histone deacetylase; this translates as MNRTGIIYHEDYLKHDPGRGHPECPDRLKETMKYLREIDLLRKYKIELLKPETANEEDIALVHTEDHIKQIEILSNYTGILTSDTPVMNETYNLAKLSAGGAILGGKVVAEKGLKNSFALTRPPGHHAGIDYGGGFCYFNNIAIMIEFIKREYGLKKFMILDWDVHHGNGTQDIFYNDPSVLYFSTHQMPLFPGTGSIEEIGEKEGRGYTVNVPLPPNSTGADCIHAIEELFVPIAEEFKPDFIAISAGQDAYFADSLANLNFVFDTYIQLTKRIMKVADDYCDGRISIVLEGGYDLEALPRIITAIIATLADMKELDLSDPRSEPKQIINRNMQERIKEIKIILSDYWKIL
- a CDS encoding aminotransferase class III-fold pyridoxal phosphate-dependent enzyme, which encodes MKNKPNIVARPPGKKARSLLEKDYQIISPSVRRLNPLFIESARDCMIKDVDGNEYIDFDSASAIMNVGHCHQDIVSAINQQSNKLIHYPWSNFSNEIILKLGEKLIDLSPGTFNKRIFYCSSNSEAIEIATKLLFWHTRKPIILAYSNSYHGETLAATSLTSDKAVRRRHTPKTYLDIIHLPYPYCYRCPFKLNYPECDYLCLEYIVDNVIGKIAPIEEISGLFFESIQGEGGIIVPPPEYFQKLKRLLDKYDILLVDDEAQTSMGRTGKWFGIENWKITPYMICFSNALASGLPLAVTISNADLMDWESESNINFVGGNTIACSVALQVIEVIKKERLLENSFNQGKYLVKRLNEMKETYDIIGDVRGKGLMIGVEIIKGSANKQPNEDEAKDIMDKCFRRGLVFTICGLSTLKITPPLTIKRDLIDEGLSIFEGVLKEVYRERYKKKS
- a CDS encoding DUF72 domain-containing protein, translating into MKLNDFLPEEKSVDFRIGTGGWAYFQVPGMDSLAAYSKAFNFVEVNSTFYTIPSIDEVTSWRKRVKSDFKFSVRCHQDLTHKHNLRPIAESYQILNEMLLICKTLDANVLHIQTPPTYQITTSKIDPIRDLLSSFQFKGIRLAWEIRQKQQWPSYLTNLMQDFNIIPCVDLSKEEEPFASDILYSRLFGRGSHNIYQFEDEELRTINNRASEGDQKKVILSFHSLKMFKDAARLKIFKETGKFPSITNSTGLFSLKEILSEDAKFPSTKEELIKHQGWKVFDLTSKERIHTHKILDKLPERNYSNLDEVLQELQKY
- the albA gene encoding DNA-binding protein Alba, which translates into the protein MSAFEGNMIRVGKKPVLNYVMACVTLFNSGNNEIIIRGRGTAITKAVDITVMLRRSFAKDLIIKSIKVGSEDIKRMQEEFPISTIEIVLTK
- a CDS encoding OB-fold nucleic acid binding domain-containing protein — translated: MEFKNIIEKILAQKEDLNENEVIGLVEEKKNDFQDLLSDEGAALLVAQDLDIEIEQQGSLEELQINDLIPNLNDVTITGRVVDVWPIREFTKRDGNIGKLTRLVLTDKTGKIFCIFWDSKAEQISKHKNLQGKLLKILHGYTREGISKEVELHVGDRGDYIIAPDVPEENYPKYDEEKLELIDISNMRAEKKSVNVFAKVIKIGSTKKIENSDRISNFGTILLGNKDGIMKAYLWEDKVKLFNKIKEGDTLLIQRAFTKEKFDRIFLTVNSSSSVTINPKSLSPQEILPLKIDKIGEIKEQKLVSIEGTIVEGPHIKEVITKKGEEIKLASFTIDDGSGQGKILLWRELAGSADSLEKGNRIRAIGVYARLKPNDKELELSSDILTHIEKI
- a CDS encoding Coenzyme F420 hydrogenase/dehydrogenase, beta subunit C-terminal domain translates to MSLNVFGTLMTKVINTNLCAYCGTCMASCPVNVLYPSDAEKPMIKGRCVLCQICYYSCPRVKYDKPEIEKEIFGREKEENETLGIFKGAYFARSKDKNILRSCQDGGVATSILKYALEKRVIDCVAASSSDELSPLKPKSHAIWDPVDLTGISGTRYSIGAGVSELREAFENFPQGKIAFTGLPCEIQGVRKMQTTEIANNNIIESLEFSLGIFCSKAFYYDKLSGFIGKQSGEGLKEVVRTEIKKGRFKALNKKREELVDSPIKDLGKLTRQGCKSCQDYTAELADISVGGAGAPQGWSIVFTRTDRGEKLFKNTCDSGIIQSRPIKDVKTKLNLVYKLADIKNKNMWKQVE
- a CDS encoding DUF72 domain-containing protein gives rise to the protein MSEILLGTSGWSYAEWEETLYTRKQGKLTQYSSIFPTAEINSTFYALPKNEIVFGWTRHTPSNFRFSAKLPQTITHKKALDSSKGIESDLNLFLEVMKPLIDAGKLICILVQLPPFLKINIDRLESFLTLIPKSSPAFAVEFRHMSWLQKDVFKLLEKYSAAYTIVDEPLLPPDAHITSDFAYFRWHGRGSKPWFNYRYSEEELEESVKRVNEVVKKTDRIIGYFNNHFHAYAPENCLQIMKMLGIETPEGSTALDRITSRRKGKPSTTSKTLEAWMGPLGDRAIENRLLKLTSADVIESAKSIPDKDFSLREDSKKRIAAYIGETTVDINFELHSITHYCPFWSKSSLKKRICPHIAKLLLSIEPEKARAALIQINSTLDRWNFESRLSVDFPK
- a CDS encoding endonuclease III, whose amino-acid sequence is MHIKEILSKIKEMNNESCDNTALKDISEDKSTDPFRVLIGTILSQRTRDENTRRAVRNLFSHYKNAEELAKGRIDVIEKLIKPSGFYHVKARRIRDVSKIIVEKYHGKVPDDIDSLLSMPSVGRKTANCVLVYAFNKPAIPVDTHVHRISNRLGIVETRKPEETEVALRESIDQEFWLELNDLFVKFGQRICTPISPKCNTCKLGNACTYYLEKIES
- a CDS encoding VWA domain-containing protein; this encodes MRKIIPLIFILLVILPIYIPNANSQGIQRLEINKIISPQRVLEGETVRITIELSGVGDIGFSEVDVVLVLDRSGSMSGSKIADAKTAAKAFLDFTDDIDRVGLITFSRDVKIESDLEFMNSANKDFLKSEIDTFKVSAAGTTNIYDAIKTTNELLIDSAREDIPLVEIFLTDGRHNYPAVPDGAFESLAEETRDSGIVIYTIGLGSDVDADRLRMIADITDGQYYFAPTSEELQDIFIEIAGRLAIAGIGITVSETVPYYLSYNKDSSITPDEINESSNTTLKWDVGTLWINEVWEVSYTARADEAVDSSSAISQTQIKYTTIEDVPVTINLLPGLVFHDIAVTRLVAEPDRVSRGELVNILATVESKGMLQDACEVEMRSNNTLLNSQTVILEPNKPKNVSYKWNTSDVQGGRYDVKVIADPNENIWEQNRTDNIATTKVDVSAGELSPIIFFVIVIFFLMLATSAVGGIYYSRRGRGRVISSAHASCPRCRSSLICDSRTGRWYCARCRRYFR